In one Desulfomicrobium escambiense DSM 10707 genomic region, the following are encoded:
- a CDS encoding sigma-54-dependent transcriptional regulator has product MGNHILIIDDEKNYLLILEAILQEEGYTVTALSDPVMAMTYLDESEVDVVITDMKMPGMTGQEVLESVRKRHSHIPVMIMTAFGTIDRAVEAMKSGAFDYITKPFANDEILLSVRKALKLSHAERQNRLLRESLAEKFGKETIIGNSKAIQDVLALAGKVAPTRSTVLITGESGTGKELVARAIHIASDRKDMPFVSVNCMSLNPGVLESELFGHEKGSFTGAMALKRGRFELAQGGTLFLDEIGELSLEMQVKLLRVLQERVIERVGGTETIAVDFRLVAATNKNLQDEIAAGKFREDLFYRLNVVNIHLPPLRERREDIPILASHFLRKFSLENNRVVHGFTPGAVDYLSAYEWPGNVRQLENVIERCVVLSSRDVIDVEDLPPELRDEETQFKSAVDLLPLKINLSETLEKIEAALIRRAMVHSGFVQVKTAEMLDVSKSLLQYKLKKYKIAAKN; this is encoded by the coding sequence ATGGGTAATCACATCCTCATCATCGACGACGAAAAGAACTATCTGCTCATCCTGGAGGCCATCCTGCAGGAGGAGGGCTACACCGTCACGGCCCTGTCCGATCCGGTCATGGCCATGACCTATCTCGACGAGTCCGAGGTGGACGTGGTCATCACGGACATGAAGATGCCCGGCATGACCGGCCAGGAGGTCCTGGAGTCCGTGCGCAAGCGCCACTCGCACATCCCGGTCATGATCATGACGGCCTTCGGCACCATCGACCGGGCCGTGGAAGCCATGAAGAGCGGGGCTTTCGACTACATCACCAAGCCCTTCGCCAACGACGAGATCCTGCTTTCGGTGCGCAAGGCCCTGAAGCTGTCCCACGCCGAGCGCCAGAACCGGCTGTTGCGCGAGAGCCTGGCCGAGAAGTTCGGCAAGGAGACCATCATCGGCAACTCCAAGGCCATCCAGGACGTGCTGGCCCTGGCCGGCAAGGTGGCGCCGACGCGCAGCACCGTGCTCATCACCGGCGAGTCCGGCACGGGCAAGGAGCTGGTGGCCCGCGCCATCCACATCGCCTCGGACCGCAAGGACATGCCCTTCGTGTCCGTCAACTGCATGTCCCTGAACCCCGGCGTGCTGGAAAGCGAGCTCTTCGGCCACGAGAAGGGCTCCTTCACCGGCGCCATGGCCCTGAAGCGCGGCCGTTTCGAGCTGGCACAGGGTGGAACCCTGTTCCTGGACGAAATCGGCGAACTCTCCCTGGAGATGCAGGTCAAGCTCCTGCGCGTGCTGCAGGAGCGGGTCATCGAGCGCGTCGGCGGCACCGAGACCATCGCCGTCGATTTCCGCCTGGTGGCCGCCACCAACAAGAACCTGCAGGACGAGATCGCGGCCGGCAAGTTTCGCGAGGACCTTTTCTACCGACTGAACGTGGTCAACATCCACCTGCCGCCCCTGCGCGAGCGGCGCGAGGACATCCCCATCCTGGCCAGCCATTTCCTGCGCAAGTTCTCCCTGGAGAACAACCGCGTGGTGCACGGCTTCACCCCTGGGGCCGTCGACTATCTCTCGGCCTACGAGTGGCCGGGCAACGTGCGCCAACTGGAGAACGTCATCGAACGGTGCGTGGTCCTGTCCAGCCGCGACGTCATCGACGTCGAGGACCTGCCGCCGGAACTGCGTGACGAGGAGACGCAGTTCAAGAGCGCCGTGGACCTCCTGCCGCTGAAGATCAACCTGTCCGAGACCCTGGAGAAGATCGAGGCCGCGCTCATCCGCCGGGCCATGGTCCATTCGGGCTTCGTGCAGGTCAAGACGGCGGAGATGCTCGACGTGTCCAAGAGCCTGCTGCAGTACAAGCTCAAGAAGTACAAGATCGCAGCCAAGAACTGA
- a CDS encoding aldehyde ferredoxin oxidoreductase family protein translates to MHGFYNRGLRINLGTGRHDVFAIDDVLLARTLGGKGLATHYLLEETAPGCDPLGPDNAIIFATGPITGSAIWGSSRYGVYTKSPQTGLYSESYSGGHTPEFMDAAGYDIVIIKGAAQSPVWIDISDTDVRVLPADDLWGLDTFATEDAVRTKVMEACAEKCGPVVIGPAAENLVRFAVVENDYWRSAGRTGVGTVLGAKMVKAVAFHGRARRSVADSVLLKEFSRSITARAKEDKGVQVYRKVGTTGLVDLLNEAGAFPSRYWQRGRVDHRDGINSTALHTRCDVTPKACAKCLMACGRLSTVKEGPRAGLTVEGPEYETIYAFGGLCEIRDIEDIIYLNDLCDRLGMDTITSGNLAGLAIEASRRGRIDLKLDYGDVEGVAGLLRDIAAGRGIGATLGQGIRHAAQVWGMEDVSVHVKGLEPAGYDPRALKGMGLAYATSDRGACHLRATFYKPELSGMVDPQTTTGKAGVFKVWEDRLTYFDMLILCRFYRDLYQWGELATITKCLTGLDLDEAEMVRMASAVADDTRRFNIREGLTRKDDELPLFLTEHPLPETGAAITRREVSDMVEEYYQARGWKDGAPGT, encoded by the coding sequence ATGCACGGGTTTTACAATCGCGGCCTGCGGATCAACCTCGGCACGGGAAGGCACGACGTCTTCGCCATCGATGACGTCCTGCTCGCCCGGACTCTCGGCGGGAAGGGCCTCGCCACCCACTATCTGCTGGAAGAAACGGCTCCTGGCTGCGACCCTCTGGGTCCCGACAACGCCATCATCTTCGCCACGGGGCCGATCACGGGGAGCGCGATCTGGGGGTCTTCACGCTACGGCGTGTACACCAAATCCCCCCAGACCGGCCTGTACTCCGAGTCCTACAGCGGAGGCCACACCCCGGAATTCATGGACGCGGCCGGCTACGACATCGTCATCATCAAAGGCGCGGCGCAATCGCCCGTCTGGATCGACATCAGCGATACGGACGTGCGCGTCCTCCCCGCCGACGACCTCTGGGGACTCGACACATTCGCCACGGAAGACGCCGTCAGGACAAAAGTCATGGAGGCCTGCGCGGAAAAATGCGGCCCGGTGGTCATCGGCCCGGCGGCCGAAAATCTGGTGCGCTTCGCGGTCGTCGAAAACGATTACTGGCGCAGCGCCGGGCGAACCGGGGTCGGCACGGTTCTCGGCGCCAAGATGGTCAAGGCCGTCGCCTTCCACGGCCGGGCACGCAGGAGTGTCGCCGATTCGGTGCTGCTCAAGGAATTCTCCCGCTCCATCACGGCAAGGGCCAAGGAGGACAAGGGGGTGCAGGTTTACAGGAAGGTCGGCACCACCGGCCTGGTCGACCTGCTGAACGAGGCCGGCGCCTTTCCGTCCAGATATTGGCAGCGCGGGCGCGTTGACCATCGGGACGGCATCAACAGCACGGCGCTGCACACCCGCTGCGACGTTACCCCCAAGGCCTGCGCCAAGTGCCTGATGGCCTGCGGCAGGCTCTCGACCGTCAAGGAGGGGCCGCGCGCCGGGCTGACCGTGGAGGGGCCCGAGTACGAAACCATCTATGCCTTCGGCGGACTCTGCGAAATCAGGGACATCGAAGACATCATCTACCTCAACGACCTCTGCGACCGGCTGGGGATGGACACCATCACTTCCGGCAACCTTGCCGGCCTGGCCATCGAGGCCTCGCGCCGGGGACGTATCGACCTGAAACTCGACTACGGGGATGTCGAAGGCGTGGCGGGACTGCTCCGGGACATCGCTGCCGGACGGGGAATCGGGGCGACGCTGGGTCAGGGCATCCGCCATGCGGCCCAAGTCTGGGGCATGGAGGACGTGAGCGTCCATGTCAAAGGGCTCGAACCGGCCGGGTACGACCCGCGCGCCCTGAAAGGCATGGGACTGGCCTACGCCACCTCGGACCGCGGCGCCTGCCACCTGCGGGCGACGTTCTACAAGCCGGAGCTCTCAGGCATGGTCGATCCCCAAACAACCACGGGCAAGGCGGGTGTTTTCAAGGTATGGGAGGATCGCCTGACCTACTTTGACATGCTGATCCTCTGCCGGTTCTACAGGGATTTGTACCAGTGGGGGGAACTGGCAACCATCACGAAGTGCCTGACGGGGCTGGATCTGGACGAAGCGGAAATGGTCCGCATGGCCTCGGCCGTGGCCGATGACACCAGGCGGTTCAACATCCGCGAAGGGCTGACCCGCAAGGACGACGAACTCCCGCTCTTCCTCACCGAGCACCCGCTGCCCGAAACGGGGGCGGCCATCACCAGGCGGGAGGTGTCGGACATGGTCGAAGAATACTACCAGGCCCGAGGATGGAAGGACGGCGCACCTGGCACGTGA
- a CDS encoding DHA2 family efflux MFS transporter permease subunit, producing the protein MADERVTGKWLVTLSVMIPTLLEILDTSIANVALGHIQGSLSAGQDEVTWVLTSYLVANAVVIPMSGWLSRVMGRKNYLMASVTVFTVASMLCGLARSLEALVFFRIVQGLGGGGLQPMSQAILLETFPPRQRGLAMAIFAMGAVLGPILGPLLGGYITDNYSWIWIFYINVPLGIVALMMCWAFIFDPPYLQRRESGETVDFMGLALLSVGLGCLQVVLDKGQGDDWFASNHIVVMSVVAAVCLISLVWWELRHPNPIVDLRIFRQRNFAAGNVVMFFGFFAFFGSIVLLPMFLQNLMGYTSYLAGLVLGPSGAIMLVLLPFVGKMTERIDARFLLCFGLTVSGLSLVFMSHFTLQIDIGTAILGRNIQAIGIAFFFVPLSFLTMSSLSRASMNNASALFSLLRNLGGSFGTAFVTTLLARRAQIHQSHLVEHLTPYDPAFTQARDALQHYMGLDPIEAAGLIYRSMQQQAGYMAYVDVFHVQAMLFFGLAVFMWILRRPDHGGHMPEGVH; encoded by the coding sequence ATGGCCGACGAACGCGTCACGGGCAAGTGGCTGGTGACCCTGAGCGTCATGATCCCGACGCTCCTGGAGATCCTCGACACGTCCATCGCCAACGTGGCCCTGGGGCATATCCAGGGCTCCCTGTCCGCCGGGCAGGACGAGGTGACGTGGGTCCTGACCTCGTATCTCGTGGCCAACGCCGTGGTCATCCCCATGAGCGGCTGGCTGTCCAGGGTCATGGGGCGCAAGAACTACCTCATGGCCTCGGTCACGGTCTTCACCGTGGCGTCCATGTTGTGCGGCCTGGCCAGGAGCCTGGAGGCCCTGGTCTTCTTCCGCATCGTCCAGGGTCTCGGCGGCGGCGGGCTGCAGCCCATGTCTCAGGCCATCCTGCTCGAAACCTTCCCGCCGCGCCAACGCGGTCTGGCCATGGCCATCTTCGCCATGGGCGCGGTCCTGGGCCCCATCCTCGGGCCGCTTCTGGGCGGATACATCACGGACAACTATTCCTGGATCTGGATTTTCTACATCAACGTGCCCCTGGGCATCGTCGCGCTGATGATGTGCTGGGCCTTCATTTTCGACCCGCCGTACCTGCAGCGCCGGGAATCGGGGGAAACGGTCGATTTCATGGGCCTGGCGCTGTTGTCCGTGGGCCTGGGCTGTCTGCAGGTGGTGCTGGACAAGGGGCAGGGCGACGACTGGTTCGCCTCGAACCACATCGTCGTCATGAGCGTCGTGGCCGCGGTCTGCCTGATCAGCCTGGTGTGGTGGGAATTGCGGCACCCGAACCCCATCGTCGACCTGCGCATCTTCCGCCAGCGCAACTTCGCCGCGGGCAACGTGGTCATGTTCTTCGGGTTTTTCGCCTTTTTCGGGTCCATCGTGCTGCTGCCCATGTTCCTGCAGAATCTCATGGGCTACACGTCCTATCTGGCGGGGCTGGTGCTGGGCCCCAGCGGAGCCATCATGCTTGTCCTGCTGCCTTTCGTCGGCAAGATGACGGAGCGGATCGACGCCAGGTTCTTGCTCTGCTTCGGGTTGACGGTCTCGGGCCTGTCGCTCGTCTTCATGTCGCACTTCACGCTGCAGATCGACATCGGCACGGCCATTTTGGGGCGCAACATTCAGGCCATCGGCATCGCCTTCTTCTTCGTGCCCCTGTCCTTCCTGACCATGTCCTCCCTTTCGCGGGCGAGCATGAATAACGCCTCGGCCCTCTTCAGTCTGCTGCGCAACCTCGGCGGCTCTTTCGGCACGGCCTTCGTGACCACGCTCCTGGCCAGGCGGGCCCAGATTCACCAGAGCCATCTCGTGGAGCACCTCACCCCCTACGACCCCGCCTTCACCCAAGCCCGCGACGCGCTGCAACACTACATGGGCCTCGACCCCATCGAGGCCGCGGGTCTCATCTACCGTTCCATGCAGCAGCAGGCCGGTTATATGGCCTACGTCGACGTCTTTCATGTCCAGGCCATGCTCTTCTTCGGCCTGGCCGTCTTCATGTGGATCTTGCGCCGTCCCGATCACGGCGGGCACATGCCCGAAGGCGTGCACTAG
- a CDS encoding motility protein A gives MDRKSFFGLVLCGAVFVAGFAISGNVAQYFNLAAIFVVAGGTLGVAIASFRMQRLQYVARVLRNSYRARMKEPAEIVEILVDLSVKSRIRGLHTLAEDERETSIMFLRRALGFVVDNYSREQTADILNTEMFFFKQRRDESERVLRVLAEVCPAIGLAGSVVGLIGMLSGVNDTSVVLSTIPIALTSTLYGVLLANFVFLPMAARIREVTDHELLLQKIIVEGVRAIQSELNPRVLEVKLKSFLTPAARQGQLVSLARIKERFQIEDRVEDMPAMPTPEEIGVAL, from the coding sequence ATGGATCGGAAATCCTTTTTTGGTCTTGTGCTCTGTGGTGCGGTTTTCGTCGCCGGATTCGCCATCAGCGGGAATGTGGCCCAATACTTCAACCTGGCCGCCATCTTCGTGGTGGCCGGGGGGACGCTTGGCGTGGCCATCGCCAGCTTTCGCATGCAGCGGCTGCAGTATGTCGCCAGGGTGCTGCGCAACTCGTACCGGGCGCGGATGAAGGAGCCGGCGGAGATCGTCGAGATTCTCGTGGACCTTTCGGTCAAGAGCCGCATCCGGGGCCTGCACACCCTGGCCGAAGACGAGCGCGAGACGTCCATCATGTTCCTGCGCCGCGCCTTGGGTTTCGTCGTGGACAACTACTCCCGGGAGCAGACCGCGGACATCCTGAACACGGAAATGTTCTTCTTCAAGCAGCGCCGCGACGAATCCGAGCGCGTGCTGCGGGTGCTGGCCGAGGTCTGCCCGGCCATCGGCCTGGCCGGGAGCGTGGTCGGCCTCATCGGCATGCTCTCGGGCGTAAACGACACGAGCGTCGTCCTGTCGACCATACCCATCGCCCTGACCTCGACCCTCTACGGCGTGCTCCTGGCCAATTTCGTCTTCCTGCCCATGGCGGCGCGCATCCGTGAGGTCACGGACCACGAGCTGCTGCTGCAGAAGATCATCGTCGAAGGCGTACGCGCCATCCAGAGCGAGCTGAACCCGCGGGTGCTCGAGGTCAAGCTCAAGTCCTTCCTCACCCCCGCCGCCCGCCAGGGCCAGCTCGTGTCCCTGGCGCGCATCAAGGAGCGTTTCCAGATCGAGGACCGGGTGGAGGACATGCCCGCCATGCCGACACCCGAGGAGATCGGGGTGGCGTTGTAA
- a CDS encoding ferredoxin codes for MAIVIDHDECIGCETCVELCPEVFAMMDGEEKAMVKAPDSNADCVQDAIDGCPVSAISKE; via the coding sequence ATGGCTATTGTTATCGATCACGATGAATGCATCGGCTGCGAAACCTGTGTCGAGCTTTGCCCGGAAGTCTTCGCCATGATGGACGGCGAGGAAAAGGCCATGGTCAAGGCCCCGGATTCCAACGCCGACTGCGTGCAGGACGCCATCGACGGTTGCCCGGTTTCGGCCATCAGCAAGGAATAA
- a CDS encoding OmpA/MotB family protein: protein MREPTPENIRDISARLARPESERQPGGGWEPRLGDGSLAGQQFDIFAREPRPKAAAWVVCWSDLMMTMFIMFAALYAFQTPKIQFKSVTDLPVRVEGGGELPLPAPPVESMLGRIHDRVRDMIERSRLDGAVTVQLVPEKSLHVTLAGDFLFGPGGAALRPDVKSALLELAAILRSAPHAMAVVGHAAPGEAGGDFAAPWRLSSARAMEVAMFLVTDAGFPPERLLVTAYGDQRPVQAGDAAQRSRRVELVLSAEIPTDPLPSAVEGGEGGFRRWVASSGGGR, encoded by the coding sequence ATGCGAGAACCAACACCAGAGAACATTCGAGACATCTCGGCACGGCTGGCGCGGCCCGAGTCGGAGCGGCAGCCCGGTGGAGGCTGGGAGCCGCGCTTGGGCGACGGGAGCCTGGCTGGTCAACAGTTTGACATCTTTGCCCGCGAGCCCCGGCCCAAAGCGGCCGCATGGGTCGTCTGCTGGTCGGACCTGATGATGACCATGTTCATCATGTTCGCCGCGCTCTACGCCTTCCAGACGCCGAAAATCCAGTTTAAGTCGGTAACGGACCTGCCCGTCCGGGTCGAAGGGGGCGGGGAGTTGCCCCTGCCCGCGCCGCCGGTCGAGTCCATGTTGGGCCGCATCCATGACCGCGTCCGCGACATGATCGAGCGCTCCCGCTTGGACGGGGCCGTGACCGTGCAGCTCGTGCCCGAAAAGTCCCTGCACGTGACCCTGGCCGGGGATTTCCTCTTCGGACCCGGCGGCGCTGCGCTGCGGCCCGACGTCAAAAGTGCGCTGCTCGAACTTGCCGCCATCTTGCGCAGTGCGCCCCACGCCATGGCCGTGGTCGGCCATGCCGCGCCGGGGGAAGCGGGCGGCGACTTCGCCGCGCCGTGGCGGCTTTCTTCGGCCAGGGCCATGGAGGTGGCAATGTTTCTGGTCACGGACGCCGGCTTTCCTCCGGAACGGCTTCTCGTGACCGCCTACGGGGACCAGCGTCCTGTGCAGGCAGGCGACGCTGCGCAGCGCAGTCGGCGGGTCGAGTTGGTGCTCAGCGCCGAGATCCCGACGGACCCGCTGCCTTCGGCCGTGGAAGGCGGCGAAGGCGGTTTCCGGCGCTGGGTGGCGTCATCCGGGGGAGGGCGGTGA
- a CDS encoding DEAD/DEAH box helicase: protein MTEATVADLLALVEQTPWLSVDIAGRRFFPGREPRFGTPGRPWPAPLRRGLDLMGVGELYEHQVRATDLVRSGRHAVVATPTASGKSLIYNLPVLEACHADRSARALYLFPLKALAQDQRRALDALAASLFPTPTSAIYDGDTPSSQRTRIRQNPPNILFTNPDMLHLGILPSHERWAGFFANLRFVVVDEVHTYRGVMGSHMAWVFRRLVRICRLYGAAPTFVCSSATIANPEELAASLTGLPMTAVLEGTAAAPPRHMLLINGVDGAARKAIGLLQESMRLGLRTIVYCKSRRMTELIALWTSQREAGEQERISAYRAGFLPEERREIEARLSSGDLLAVVSTSALELGIDIGGLDVCILVGYPGSIMATLQRSGRVGRGGREAATFLIGHEDALDQYFMHHPDEFFAMTPERAVINPGNPVIAARHLQCAAAEASLHQSDPLALENPALVAGLVRRGELLQSRDGQEYFSAARQPHRGVALRGTGSTLAILDMDSGERIGLVDRFRAVFETHPGAVYLHRGATYVVADLDLQTGMARARRVKVSWYTRVRHEKSTEIIRIDASRPVFGAMVYLGELRVTDQVTGYDRIGVRGGRNLGTVPLDMDPLVFVTRGVWIAIPETVRRQVEAEMAHFMGGIHALEHAAIGMMPLLVMTDRSDLGGISIPFHPQVGSAAVFIYDGLPGGCGLADQAYAAFETLLHRTLQVIRDCGCENGCPSCVHSPKCGSGNRPIAKGAALRVLEGVMAGPAPVGGVGEMPPAAGGHDAPRTPPVGLGDEDSGDVRVQGARLPEGFRFAVLDLETRRSAQEVGGWHRADLMGVSCVVVYDSGTESFRDYLQEDVPRLVGDLVEFDLVVGFNIARFDYAVLRGLSRFDFASLPTLDILGDIHATLGYRLSLDHLSRETLGAAKSASGTQALTWWKEGRIDDIVAYCRQDVAVTRDLFLYGLRHGHLLFRNKAEKTVRVPVDWGRLAGR from the coding sequence ATGACCGAGGCCACCGTCGCGGATCTCCTGGCCCTGGTGGAGCAGACGCCCTGGCTGTCCGTGGACATCGCCGGGCGGCGCTTCTTTCCGGGCCGAGAGCCGCGCTTCGGCACGCCCGGGCGTCCCTGGCCAGCCCCGCTGCGCCGGGGGCTCGACCTCATGGGCGTGGGCGAACTCTACGAGCACCAGGTCCGGGCCACGGATCTGGTGCGCTCGGGCCGCCACGCCGTGGTGGCCACGCCCACGGCCAGCGGCAAGTCCCTGATCTACAACCTGCCCGTGCTCGAGGCCTGTCACGCCGACCGCTCGGCGCGGGCGCTGTACCTCTTCCCCCTCAAGGCCCTGGCCCAGGACCAGCGCCGGGCCCTGGACGCCCTGGCCGCGAGCCTCTTCCCCACGCCGACCTCGGCCATCTACGACGGCGACACCCCGTCCTCCCAGCGCACCCGCATCCGGCAGAACCCGCCGAACATCCTCTTCACCAACCCGGACATGCTCCATCTGGGCATCCTGCCGAGTCACGAGCGCTGGGCCGGGTTCTTCGCGAACCTCCGCTTCGTGGTCGTGGACGAGGTGCACACCTACCGCGGCGTCATGGGCTCGCACATGGCCTGGGTCTTCCGCCGCCTGGTGCGCATCTGCCGTCTGTATGGCGCCGCGCCGACCTTCGTCTGCTCGTCCGCTACCATCGCCAACCCAGAGGAACTGGCCGCAAGCCTGACGGGCCTGCCCATGACCGCCGTCCTGGAGGGCACGGCCGCAGCCCCGCCCAGGCACATGCTCCTGATCAACGGCGTGGACGGCGCCGCCCGCAAGGCCATCGGCCTGCTGCAGGAGTCCATGCGCCTGGGCTTGCGGACCATCGTCTACTGCAAGTCCCGGCGCATGACCGAACTCATCGCCCTGTGGACGTCCCAGCGTGAGGCGGGCGAGCAGGAACGTATTTCCGCCTACCGCGCCGGCTTTCTTCCCGAGGAACGCCGCGAGATCGAGGCCCGGCTCTCCTCGGGCGACCTGCTGGCCGTGGTCTCGACCAGCGCCCTGGAACTGGGCATCGACATCGGCGGCCTCGATGTCTGCATTCTGGTCGGCTATCCCGGCTCCATCATGGCCACCCTGCAGCGTTCGGGACGTGTCGGCCGCGGCGGGCGCGAAGCCGCGACCTTCCTCATCGGCCACGAGGACGCCCTGGACCAGTATTTCATGCACCACCCCGACGAGTTCTTCGCCATGACGCCCGAGCGGGCCGTCATCAACCCCGGCAACCCCGTCATCGCCGCCCGCCATCTCCAATGCGCCGCGGCCGAGGCGTCCCTGCACCAGAGCGATCCCCTGGCCCTGGAGAACCCGGCTCTGGTCGCCGGCCTCGTTCGCAGAGGTGAACTGCTGCAGAGCCGCGACGGCCAGGAGTACTTCTCCGCGGCCAGACAGCCCCACCGCGGCGTGGCCCTGCGCGGCACTGGCTCGACCCTGGCCATCCTGGACATGGACAGCGGCGAGCGCATCGGCCTGGTGGACCGCTTCCGGGCCGTGTTCGAGACCCACCCCGGCGCCGTCTACCTGCACCGCGGCGCGACCTACGTCGTCGCCGACCTGGATCTGCAGACCGGCATGGCCCGGGCCCGACGGGTCAAGGTCTCCTGGTACACGCGGGTGCGGCACGAGAAGTCCACGGAGATCATCCGCATCGACGCCTCACGACCCGTGTTCGGGGCCATGGTTTATCTCGGGGAGCTCCGGGTCACGGACCAGGTCACGGGCTACGACCGCATCGGCGTGCGCGGCGGTCGTAACCTCGGCACCGTGCCCTTGGACATGGACCCCCTCGTCTTCGTCACGCGCGGCGTGTGGATCGCCATCCCGGAGACCGTGCGGCGACAGGTCGAGGCGGAGATGGCCCACTTCATGGGCGGCATCCACGCCCTGGAGCACGCCGCCATCGGCATGATGCCGCTTCTGGTCATGACCGACCGCAGCGACCTCGGCGGCATCTCCATCCCCTTTCACCCCCAGGTCGGCAGCGCGGCCGTGTTCATCTACGACGGGTTGCCCGGCGGCTGCGGCCTGGCCGACCAGGCCTACGCCGCCTTCGAGACCCTGCTGCACAGGACCTTGCAGGTCATCCGCGACTGCGGGTGCGAAAACGGCTGTCCCTCCTGCGTGCACTCGCCCAAGTGCGGCTCCGGGAACAGGCCCATCGCCAAGGGCGCGGCCTTGCGGGTGCTGGAGGGGGTGATGGCCGGTCCGGCGCCGGTGGGCGGGGTGGGGGAGATGCCTCCGGCGGCCGGGGGGCATGATGCCCCCCGGACCCCCCCAGTAGGGTTGGGGGATGAAGATAGCGGGGATGTGCGTGTGCAGGGGGCTAGGCTGCCGGAGGGGTTTCGGTTTGCGGTGCTGGATCTGGAGACCAGGAGATCGGCCCAGGAGGTCGGGGGATGGCACCGGGCGGACCTCATGGGCGTGAGCTGCGTGGTCGTGTACGATTCCGGCACGGAGTCCTTCCGGGATTACCTGCAGGAGGACGTGCCGCGGCTGGTGGGCGATCTGGTCGAGTTCGACCTGGTGGTCGGCTTCAACATCGCGCGCTTCGACTACGCGGTCCTGCGGGGCTTGAGCCGTTTCGACTTCGCCTCCCTGCCCACCCTGGACATCCTGGGGGACATTCACGCCACCCTCGGCTACCGCCTGTCCTTGGACCACCTCTCCCGCGAGACCCTCGGCGCGGCCAAGAGCGCCAGCGGCACCCAGGCCCTGACCTGGTGGAAGGAGGGACGCATCGACGACATCGTCGCCTACTGCCGCCAGGACGTGGCCGTGACCCGAGACCTGTTCCTCTACGGGCTGCGCCACGGTCATCTGCTGTTTCGCAACAAGGCCGAAAAGACCGTGCGCGTGCCGGTGGACTGGGGTCGGCTCGCTGGCCGTTGA
- a CDS encoding HlyD family secretion protein — translation MTTANDAGPANARPGRKRMILLAVLALVAGFGLVQYVRGMGKVSTDDAFVDGRIYQITPRVAGYIVQDLVEDNQLVEEGQPLLTLDPVGYEVAVAQARADLAAAEAQLASLRKGVPLQKNQTEFQVAGARAQLESLMKSLDQARLEEAAAGQLVLQAEAELRNAELNFTRLSELRAGGIIAQSALDEAQTALDAARARTGAARDRAQAAGRNLASLGENVARLQANIDLARTGHDVADIKDLEVAAQQARVELARERVRKAELDLGYTRILAPAKGHVTKKKIQAGQLVDAGQPLMALVPLDPGELWVTANFKETQLARVRPGQKVDLEVDTFPGREFTGRVESVMAGTGAVFSLFPPENAMGNYVKVVQRIPVKIALDPVNGTQQLRLGMSVVPTIHLD, via the coding sequence ATGACCACCGCCAATGACGCGGGCCCGGCCAACGCCAGGCCGGGCCGCAAGAGAATGATCCTTCTGGCCGTCCTGGCCCTCGTGGCCGGGTTCGGGCTCGTGCAGTACGTTCGCGGCATGGGCAAGGTGTCCACGGACGACGCCTTTGTCGACGGCCGCATCTACCAGATCACCCCGCGAGTCGCCGGCTACATCGTGCAGGACCTGGTAGAGGACAACCAACTGGTGGAGGAGGGACAGCCGCTGCTGACCCTCGACCCCGTCGGCTACGAGGTGGCCGTGGCCCAGGCCCGGGCCGATCTGGCCGCGGCCGAGGCGCAGCTGGCGTCCTTGCGCAAGGGCGTGCCCCTACAGAAGAACCAGACGGAATTTCAGGTCGCCGGAGCCCGGGCCCAGCTGGAAAGCCTGATGAAGAGCCTGGACCAGGCAAGGCTGGAGGAGGCCGCGGCCGGACAGCTGGTGTTGCAGGCCGAGGCCGAACTGCGCAACGCGGAACTGAATTTTACCCGCCTGTCCGAATTGCGGGCCGGCGGGATCATCGCCCAATCGGCCCTGGATGAGGCGCAGACGGCTCTCGACGCCGCCCGCGCCCGGACCGGAGCCGCCCGCGACAGGGCCCAGGCCGCGGGGCGCAACCTGGCGTCCCTGGGCGAGAATGTGGCCCGCCTGCAGGCCAACATCGATCTGGCCCGGACTGGGCATGACGTGGCCGACATCAAGGACCTCGAAGTGGCGGCCCAGCAGGCCCGCGTGGAACTGGCCCGGGAGAGGGTGCGCAAGGCGGAGCTCGATCTGGGCTACACCCGCATCCTGGCCCCGGCCAAGGGCCACGTCACCAAAAAGAAGATCCAGGCCGGCCAGCTGGTGGACGCCGGCCAGCCCCTCATGGCCCTTGTCCCTCTGGACCCGGGCGAACTTTGGGTCACGGCCAATTTCAAGGAGACCCAGTTGGCCAGGGTGCGTCCGGGACAGAAGGTCGACCTGGAGGTCGACACCTTTCCCGGAAGGGAGTTCACGGGGCGCGTCGAATCGGTCATGGCCGGCACGGGCGCCGTCTTCTCCCTGTTCCCGCCCGAGAACGCCATGGGCAACTACGTCAAGGTCGTGCAGCGCATTCCGGTCAAGATCGCCCTGGACCCGGTCAACGGGACGCAGCAGTTGCGCCTGGGCATGAGCGTCGTCCCGACCATCCACCTGGATTAG